A segment of the Trueperaceae bacterium genome:
CGGTCATGTTGATCATGGGAAGACGACGTTGACGGCTGCTATTACGTTTGCGGCTGCGGCGGCGGATCCGTCTGTGGAGACGCAGTCTTATGATCAGATCGATAAGGCGCCGGAGGAGAAGGCGCGGGGTATTACGATTAATACTTCGCATGTTGAGTATCAGACTCCGGAGCGGCATTATTCGCATGTTGATTGTCCGGGTCATGCGGATTATGTGAAGAATATGATT
Coding sequences within it:
- a CDS encoding GTP-binding protein, with translation MAKATFERTKPHVNVGTIGHVDHGKTTLTAAITFAAAAADPSVETQSYDQIDKAPEEKARGITINTSHVEYQTPERHYSHVDCPGHADYVKNMI